The sequence AAACTGATtacaaaatgattaataatgcaaaattttgtAGCACCAATCTAGTTGTTCCTATGTAATCTTTtctctctatttttttttttcaaatagtacggttagaatttcaaaaacaaaaaaattataccatTGAAAATCTTCCTTgctttcataaaaaatttcatgatcgTCAATACAGTACCATATTGATCATGGAAAAATGACTTTTGTCGTTAAAACAGGGGGATCACCCAAAAATCCTGACACCTATAATATCGACAGTCTATAATACACCAAAATCCTGATAAATGCAAATCCCGATTGAATCAAAATCCTGACAGTCACAGAATCCCGATGATCTACAGCCAAAATCCTGGCTCAGATGAATTTGTCAGACACGGGattatttttctaaagaattttttacagGGACAGCGCAATGCGCAATGCAATTAATTAGGTTTCGtggaattacaaaatataattaaattattttttaattaatcggtcaatgaaaaaataattaaatgttaccctataaaaacgaaatgaattaaatttatttaatatttgtgctcatatgtaataaaaaagcaccattttgttaaatttttgtttttttgtaataaaacaaaatcGGACAAAATGGTCTTTTTTTGGACTTTTTTATAGatgaacacaaatttaacccatttcattttatagaattaaatatcttaactatatttaatagaaaaaaaaaataaaggatttGTTTATCATACCTGCAAAAATATGAATCCCGATATGACATGCACGTTGTCGATCATATATATTACCATACGTGACGGGAATTTGTTCCatgccctgtaaaaaaagtcaatcttttttccgtaaaaggctcatatttccggttcaggaattaataaaaggctcatttttacggataAGTTTTTTATCagtaaaatgtataaataatggCATGAAAATATCactgtaaaaaataatattcattttctttattttttttttttacaagaacaaattaaaaacttCACTTTTCTTTCCATATCATTCTCAGAATATGTTTGctcaattatatattatatatattttctttttggttTCAGCTGTAGTAGGAATACCTGtagtaaatttacaaaatcaatCTTTTAGCACTGATGGTCTTGTATCCACTAGGCCTAAATGCACTGATCCTAATAATGCTAAATATAAAAGCTCCGTTTGCGCTACAAGGAAATCAGTGAGGGTTTCATGTGAATCTTATAATAATCCAGGCACAGCTGTAGACACTAATTTTAGCTGTGGAGATGGCGAATCCTGTGTTGATATTGACTCAAATGATGCATTCTGTGTTGACGATAAAAGTGCTCAATTATGggaaaataatcaaaattttgaaagagTATGTTCAGCATCTGTTTTATTAACGCCACCACAAGAGACTTTTCAACTTGTAGCTGGAATGACAACATATTCAACAACTGGGGATCCAATACAAGTACTTTCGCTAGAAGTAAGATATGACGATAACGATTCAGATGACTTTGTATTacaagaaaataattacaGCCTCACTattaaacaagaaaatttttctcgTAAAATAAGTTTCTGCTTCTTTGCAGGCACTCAAGAGAAAGTACAAGCTGCAGCTTCTCTAGCGTATGTTTTAATGTGATGGGTGTTTTTTTTgtgttaattattttacattataaacagaatatatagtttttttttaatttaacaccAAATATAAGTGTGAGCAACCtgctttaattcttttataaaatttgaaatttaatgaaatcttattataaaattagatataatctctatattttaatttgtaattaatttttttaacaaaaattaataaatcacacCACTGGCACAGtcatacatattatttattacttattataatttttattattttttatttattaatagactAATTTAGATGTctccattaataaaatattactataattcACATTACAGTATTTAATGCTGTTAGTTttcaatttttgtatatttgaggtacaaaaattttttgtataataacaTACATGTattctataatttatatcCACCCATTTTAATGACACCTGTTTCACCGGAATAAAATTCACCAACGTCAATTTGCCTATTTACTATTGTTTTACCAAAATCTCATTTTTCCGAAACCATTTTTAATGAATCTCCTGTTTTGGGTTTACCACAAAATCCCGACACCAAGATCCCGACAAACCCAAATCCCGCTGAAATAAAGTCCCGATAGTCACAAATTCTGACAGTTAAAAATCTGACAATCAAAAtccaaaagttttttttttaaatataattttaaaaatgcaatgacgcagtttaatttattgtaaattttattaataccaatGTAAATTGTTTgcaaatttcattaatattaatgcaaATTAACTAACgttatgaaattaaaagaaaaaattttttatcttagttAAAAGgattatgtacagtatatactaGACTACTAAACTATTCCTTATCttctaaaattagaaaatttcttCAGAatagaaactaaaaaaatgatcatttatcgaagttttttccagaattttttttatatagacaAAGTAAATAAGACTGAAGAAATTTAGAAACCTTAAAAGAAGCAATCTGACAAGCTTTCCAAAtttaatgcaaaatttaatacCTGTAAATTGGAATACGATCTATCAAGATTTACtttcgaaaatttacaaaagcTTGTCATTATTACTACTACACAATTTTACAACGAAACATTTCTGTTCATTCTCATTGGCATTCGAACTTGTGTCGTGACAGCTCGAGCCAGCTCGCGAGCAGCATCATAGATATAAATCGTTAGTGTCATATTGTCGATCATTTGTAGatcctatatatatatactattaaaatctattaCGATATATATAGGCGGTAGTCACACTACGTtctaatcaaaatttttttttttaatgtcttTAGCTTCTTGTGCGTCAGATTCAAGTGTCTCATCCCTTTGATCACGTtaactacaaaaaataaataagaaactTTGTGAAAAGCCCTTTACCggttaaatatttgatattttgtttATGGTAAGTTTActttcttaatttaaaaaagttaaataccaaaaacatttaaaacacaaattttcatttatcagttatttatttagaatctAAAAAgctattcattattaattcctattcattttattatagattttatgagCCAAACtggatattttatattatttatatacaataagGTCAtgatctttaaataattataactataGCTAGACATGTTGAATTGTTATGATTTCATATTTGTTAGAAAGAGctttttttgttctttcatAAAAGTTAAAGATTGTCCAAATTGAATCACAGGAAACttagatattaatttttgaataaaaaattatctgttattatttaattaatttcttattattttatgatttaatttagattatttcTATTCTGTAAGAATGGTTACAGTTTCTTTTATTAGTGATTGGTCTGTGAAGAGTTTTTgttgtttcaaaaataaaaaaaaatgaaattattttcttaGACACGGATAGTCACGTGATCGTTATTCGTAATTTATTGGCTGATCGACATCGATTATCACGTGAAATTGAACCTCTtctagtaataaaataaatcacgtgaaattAAACCAATAAACGGATTTTTATCTATGCAAGCTAGGTATATTGAGCCGAGCCTAGAGTTGGCTCGAGCTGGCTCATGCGGACCTTTAATTCGAATTaactttacaaatttaataattggcAAAACCttgacataaatttttttattttacttttttactcttatttttttttatctcattCATGTTCTCCTATTGTTAcataattaatcttttttacgTATGTTGTACGTCATCTGATTCACGTCAGCTGTCAGCATGCAAATTGACAGTTGACAACAGCATATacatgtattatatatattatttttaataaaattcagaatattttgctaataaaaataatgagatCTTCAACTAGTAGTACGTGTATAAACCATGTCTAACATGTCCTTAATTAAACgagattttttgtttttatcgttatatatgatataaaattttaaaattgcaCTAAACTACCCAAAGTTCGAATGGATTAAATTCAAATCCAAGTTTCAAGTTATcgaaataaataagaaaaaaaagaaaactgcCCTCCGGAATGTCACAGATGCACAAAAAATAGTCACATTCATTCACGCTAAACATGGGTATCGAAACCTCCAGAAGCATTTCCGAAAGTTTCGGGTTTCGGTATATACGAATCGAAACTTGACCCGAAACCTAAACTCTCACCGAATCCCGAAACCATTTCCGATATCCGAAACATATCCcgattttccaatttttcaaattttctataatatataaattgatcAGTTGATCACTAGACAGATTACTGATAATCTCTTTTTCCTTCGTGTTTATTAACTTCGTACTCTGTCTTCGTTTTATAACTACAAGTCTACAACTCTCTAAGAATGTCTGATAATGGTGATAATAGTGCACCttcaacttcaaaaaaaataaagtccaCCAATTCTGGTGGACGTCCAAAAAAAACCTATTTGGAGATTTTTTGAACAAGGGGATGAAGTAGATAAGGGACATTATGCTGCAACGTGTTCAGCTTGTGGCCAAACTTTTCGACCTGGAAAGACTGCAATAATGGaaaaacatata is a genomic window of Rhizophagus irregularis chromosome 7, complete sequence containing:
- a CDS encoding uncharacterized protein (SECRETED:cutsite_VVG-IP; SECRETED:prob_0.6991); SECRETED:SignalP(1-19), whose product is MFAQLYIIYIFFLVSAVVGIPVVNLQNQSFSTDGLVSTRPKCTDPNNAKYKSSVCATRKSVRVSCESYNNPGTAVDTNFSCGDGESCVDIDSNDAFCVDDKSAQLWENNQNFERVCSASVLLTPPQETFQLVAGMTTYSTTGDPIQVLSLEVRYDDNDSDDFVLQENNYSLTIKQENFSRKISFCFFAGTQEKVQAAASLAYVLM